The following are from one region of the Sorghum bicolor cultivar BTx623 chromosome 2, Sorghum_bicolor_NCBIv3, whole genome shotgun sequence genome:
- the LOC8078428 gene encoding probable LRR receptor-like serine/threonine-protein kinase At3g47570, which translates to MQLLLLTTRRPLQLLLLISAMAITSAAAALYPSSGHGTWPNDERALVAFKAKISGHSGVLDSWNQSTSYCSWEGVTCGRRHRWRVVGLNLSSQDLAGTISPAIGNLTFLRLLDLRYNSLQGEIPASIGYLRRLRRLYMGDNMLTGVIPSNISRCISLREIVIQDNKGLQGSIPAEIGNLPALSVLALDNNSITGTIPSSLGNLSQLAVLSLARNFLEGPIPATIGNIPYLTWLQLSANDLSGLLPPSLYNLSFLQDFFVASNKLHGRLPTDLGKNLPSIQQLEIGGNRFTGALPLSLTNLSRLQILDLVSNNFTGVVPAELGRLQQLEALGLDENMLEANNEEGWEFIDSLVNCTRLWHLSFGSNRFSGKLPGPLVNLSTNLQWLQIRTNNISGGIPSDIGNLAGLQVLDFEENLLTGVIPDSIGKLTQLQQLAINSNYLSGHLPSSIGNLSTLLQLYAGNNTLEGPIPPSIGNLNKLLALHLPNNNLTGMIPNKIMELPSISKVFDLSNNMLEGPLPLEVGRLVNLGRLFLSGNKLAGEIPDTFGNCRAMEILLMDGNSFQGSIPATFKNMVGLTILNLTDNKLNGSIPGNLATLTNLQELYLGHNNLSGTIPELLGNSTSLLRLDLSYNNLQGEIPKRGVYKNLTGISIVGNNALCGGIPQLHLPKCPSSCARKNRKGIRKFLRIAIPTIGCLVLVFLVWAGFHHRKSKTAPKKDLPPQFAEIELPIVPYNDILKGTDEFSEANVLGKGRYGTVYKGTLENQAIVVAVKVFNLQLSGSYKSFQAECEALRRVKHRCLVKIITCCSSIDHQGQDFRALVFELMPNGSLDRWIHSNLEGQNGQGALSLSHRLDIAVDIMDALDYLHNGCQPLIIHCDLKPSNILLNQDMRARVGDFGIARVLDEATSKHPVNSGSTLGIRGSIGYIAPEYGEGLAVSTCGDMFSLGITLLEMFTAKRPTDDMFRDGLSLHGYAEAALPDKVMEIADSNLWMLDEASNSNDTRHITRTRKCLSAIIQLDVLCSKQLPSERLSISDATAEMHAIRDKYVSAQ; encoded by the exons ATGCAGCTCCTACTCTTAACAACCAGGCGTCCACTGCAGCTGCTCCTACTGATCTCCGCCATGGCCATAACCAGTGCAGCTGCAGCCTTGTATCCATCATCAGGCCATGGCACATGGCCTAACGACGAGAGAGCTCTTGTGGCTTTCAAGGCGAAGATCTCCGGCCACTCCGGCGTGCTGGACTCGTGGAACCAGAGCACCAGCTACTGCAGCTGGGAGGGAGTCACCTGTGGTAGGAGGCACCGGTGGAGGGTGGTAGGCCTGAATCTCAGCTCCCAGGACCTCGCCGGCACCATCTCCCCTGCCATCGGCAATCTCACCTTCCTGCGCTTACTCGACTTGCGCTACAACAGCCTTCAAGGCGAGATCCCTGCCAGCATTGGCTACCTCAGGCGTCTCCGACGCCTTTACATGGGCGATAACATGCTCACTGGTGTCATCCCAAGTAACATCAGCCGCTGCATCAGCCTCCGTGAGATTGTCATCCAAGACAACAAAGGCCTGCAGGGAAGCATCCCAGCCGAGATTGGCAACCTGCCAGCACTCTCAGTTCTTGCGCTGGACAACAACAGCATTACCGGAACCATCCCGTCATCTCTTGGGAATCTTTCCCAGCTGGCCGTGTTGTCCTTGGCAAGGAACTTCCTCGAGGGACCAATCCCTGCAACCATCGGCAACATTCCATATCTCACCTGGCTTCAGCTCTCTGCTAATGACCTCTCTGGCTTGCTCCCTCCTTCCCTATACAACCTATCATTTCTTCAGGACTTTTTTGTGGCTAGCAACAAGTTGCATGGCCGTCTACCAACTGACCTGGGGAAAAATCTTCCAAGCATCCAACAGCTTGAGATTGGAGGAAACAGATTTACTGGAGCTCTTCCACTGTCCCTAACCAACCTCTCCAGGCTCCAGATTCTTGACTTGGTTAGTAATAACTTTACTGGAGTTGTTCCTGCTGAATTGGGCAGATTGCAACAACTTGAAGCATTAGGTCTGGATGAGAACATGTTAGAGGCAAACAACGAGGAAGGGTGGGAATTTATTGATTCTCTGGTGAATTGTACCAGATTGTGGCACCTGTCCTTTGGATCAAATAGATTTTCAGGGAAGCTGCCAGGTCCGTTGGTTAATCTGTCTACTAATCTCCAGTGGCTGCAGATTCGCACCAACAACATATCCGGTGGCATCCCATCAGATATTGGAAATTTGGCAGGTCTTCAGGTACTTGATTTTGAAGAAAACTTACTCACTGGGGTCATTCCTGACAGCATCGGGAAGCTTACACAATTGCAGCAGCTAGCCATCAATTCAAACTACCTCTCAGGACATCTGCCATCCTCCATCGGAAACCTTTCTACTCTACTTCAACTTTATGCAGGCAACAACACCTTGGAGGGGCCAATTCCACCAAGCATTGGAAACTTGAACAAACTTTTAGCTCTACATTTGCCAAATAACAACCTTACTGGCATGATTCCTAACAAAATTATGGAGCTGCCGTCGATCTCAAAGGTTTTCGATCTGTCCAACAACATGCTAGAGGGACCACTTCCATTAGAAGTCGGTAGGTTGGTAAATCTCGGACGGCTCTTCCTATCAGGAAACAAATTGGCAGGTGAGATACCTGATACTTTTGGAAACTGCAGGGCCATGGAAATCCTCTTAATGGATGGCAATTCATTCCAAGGAAGCATACCTGCTACTTTCAAGAACATGGTAGGCTTGACTATACTTAATTTGACGGACAACAAACTGAATGGAAGCATCCCTGGCAACCTGGCTACCCTTACCAACCTACAAGAGTTGTATCTTGGCCACAATAATTTATCTGGAACAATCCCAGAGCTTTTAGGTAATTCAACATCACTGCTTCGCCTAGATCTGTCCTACAACAATTTGCAAGGTGAAATACCAAAACGAGGAGTTTACAAAAATTTGACTGGAATATCAATTGTTGGTAACAATGCGTTATGCGGGGGGATACCACAGCTCCATCTACCAAAATGCCCAAGCTCTTGTGCAAGAAAGAATAGGAAAGGCATACGCAAGTTTCTTAGAATAGCAATCCCAACAATAGGATGTCTTGTCTTAGTTTTTCTGGTTTGGGCTGGATTTCACCACAGAAAGTCCAAGACAGCACCGAAGAAAGATTTGCCACCACAATTTGCAGAGATAGAGCTTCCAATAGTTCCATACAATGATATACTGAAAGGAACAGATGAATTTTCTGAAGCAAATGTGCTTGGAAAGGGAAGATATGGTACAGTATATAAGGGCACCCTAGAAAATCAAGCCATTGTTGTAGCTGTTAAGGTATTCAATCTCCAGCTATCAGGATCATATAAAAGTTTCCAGGCGGAATGTGAGGCACTAAGGAGAGTAAAGCACCGATGCCTTGTAAAAATCATCACATGTTGTTCAAGCATCGACCACCAAGGCCAGGACTTTAGAGCACTAGTCTTTGAGTTGATGCCTAATGGAAGCTTAGATAGATGGATCCACTCAAATTTAGAAGGCCAAAATGGACAAGGAGCACTCAGCTTGTCACATAGGTTGGATATCGCTGTGGACATTATGGATGCTTTGGACTATCTTCATAACGGTTGCCAGCCATTGATCATCCATTGCGATCTCAAGCCAAGTAACATTCTTCTCAATCAGGACATGAGGGCTCGTGTTGGGGATTTTGGAATTGCTAGAGTTctagatgaagcaacaagcaaaCATCCTGTGAATTCTGGGAGCACATTAGGAATAAGAGGTTCCATCGGTTATATTGCTCCAG AATATGGAGAAGGTCTTGCAGTATCGACTTGTGGTGACATGTTTAGTCTTGGTATCACCTTGCTAGAGATGTTCACAGCAAAGAGGCCAACA